From a region of the Lentilactobacillus curieae genome:
- a CDS encoding LacI family DNA-binding transcriptional regulator → MVAKLQDVAKLAGVSVTTVSRVINNYGSLSDKTIGKVHDAMRELNYQPNALARAMQGKSSQFVGLIFPNLTNPFFAELVNALERQLFKKGYKVIIASSAENEQIEHEYLGMLMANQVEGIISSSHNLGIEEYQRISAPIVAFDRYLSDNIPIVSADNYAGGRMAADYMVKNQAKNVAVIVDEDTSSSPTLNRLQGSVDVFTENHIDYLPVDLNKTKLADVFPGDFDGVVASNDMVAIEIANQVRLTDKKPFTDFLITGYDGSQLVRSMVPELPTVIQPIDEIATRLIDTLFAIEENPGKVEPGPALPVKFYE, encoded by the coding sequence ATGGTGGCAAAATTACAAGATGTCGCTAAGCTAGCCGGGGTGTCAGTCACGACTGTGTCGCGAGTGATCAACAATTACGGATCGCTTAGTGATAAAACCATTGGAAAAGTTCATGACGCAATGCGCGAGTTGAATTATCAACCAAATGCTTTGGCGCGAGCAATGCAGGGAAAGTCATCTCAATTTGTTGGGTTGATTTTTCCGAATTTAACTAATCCATTTTTTGCGGAGTTAGTTAATGCTCTTGAACGCCAACTCTTCAAGAAGGGCTACAAGGTGATTATTGCTTCTTCGGCTGAAAATGAGCAGATTGAGCACGAATATCTGGGTATGCTGATGGCTAACCAAGTTGAGGGAATTATTTCCAGTAGCCATAATTTGGGAATTGAAGAATATCAACGGATTTCTGCACCAATCGTAGCGTTTGACCGCTATTTATCTGATAATATTCCAATTGTCTCTGCAGATAATTATGCTGGGGGACGAATGGCAGCTGATTACATGGTCAAAAACCAGGCAAAGAACGTTGCTGTTATCGTTGATGAAGACACATCTAGCTCACCAACCCTCAATCGACTTCAAGGTTCGGTTGATGTGTTCACTGAGAACCACATTGACTATCTTCCGGTTGATTTGAATAAGACTAAACTTGCTGATGTTTTTCCAGGTGATTTTGATGGGGTGGTTGCTAGTAATGACATGGTCGCAATTGAAATTGCTAACCAGGTGAGACTAACCGACAAGAAACCATTTACCGACTTTTTAATTACGGGGTATGATGGTAGTCAGTTAGTCCGTTCAATGGTGCCCGAATTGCCAACTGTGATTCAGCCGATCGATGAAATTGCTACCAGACTGATTGATACGCTATTTGCAATTGAAGAAAATCCTGGCAAGGTTGAGCCAGGACCAGCATTACCAGTTAAATTTTACGAATAG
- the gtfA gene encoding sucrose phosphorylase, translated as MPIKNKAMLITYSDSMGKNIKEVHEVLKDYIGDAIGGVHLLPFFPSAGDRGFAPSDYTTVDPAFGNWDDVEALGEEYYLMFDFMINHISTQSEMYQDFKQKHDDSKYKDFFIRWEKFWAEAGENRPTQEDVDLIYKRKDRAPIQEIEFADGTKEHLWNTFGEEQIDINVKSDVAMQFVRQTLKDMVDHGADLIRLDAFAYAIKKIDTNDFFVEPEIWELLNQVRAILEPLHAEILPEIHEHYSIPKKISDHGYFTYDFALPMTTLYTLYSGKTNRLAKWLQMTPMKQFTTLDTHDGIGVVDARDILTDDEIDYASNELYKIGANVKKTYSSAAYNNLDIYQINSTYYSALGNNDKAYLLARAFQIFAPGIPQIYYVGLLAGENDIDLLEKTKEGRNINRHYYTKDEVAEEVKRPVVANLLKLLSWRNEFAAFDLDGSIEVETPSDTTMVVTRKDKSGANVAVLEANAADKSFKVTANGETVMVQDPE; from the coding sequence ATGCCAATTAAAAACAAAGCAATGTTAATTACTTATTCTGATTCAATGGGTAAAAATATCAAAGAAGTCCATGAAGTTTTAAAAGACTACATTGGTGACGCAATCGGTGGAGTTCACTTATTGCCGTTCTTCCCATCAGCTGGTGATAGAGGATTTGCTCCTTCAGATTACACAACTGTTGATCCTGCATTTGGTAACTGGGATGACGTTGAAGCATTGGGTGAAGAATACTACTTGATGTTTGATTTCATGATTAACCACATTTCAACTCAATCAGAAATGTACCAAGACTTTAAGCAAAAGCATGACGATTCAAAATACAAAGATTTCTTTATTCGCTGGGAAAAATTCTGGGCTGAAGCTGGTGAAAACCGGCCAACCCAAGAAGATGTAGATTTGATTTACAAACGTAAAGACCGGGCACCAATCCAAGAAATTGAATTTGCTGACGGAACTAAAGAACATTTGTGGAACACATTTGGTGAAGAACAAATTGATATCAACGTTAAATCAGACGTTGCAATGCAATTCGTTCGCCAAACTCTCAAGGACATGGTGGATCACGGTGCTGATTTGATCAGATTGGATGCATTTGCATACGCAATCAAGAAGATTGATACTAACGATTTCTTTGTTGAACCAGAAATTTGGGAATTATTAAACCAGGTTCGCGCCATCCTTGAACCACTTCACGCAGAAATTTTGCCTGAAATTCATGAACATTACTCAATTCCAAAGAAGATTTCTGACCACGGTTACTTCACTTACGACTTTGCACTGCCAATGACTACTCTATACACTCTATACTCAGGAAAGACTAACCGGCTTGCTAAGTGGTTACAAATGACACCAATGAAGCAATTCACTACTTTGGATACTCATGATGGTATTGGGGTCGTTGATGCTCGTGATATCTTAACCGACGATGAAATTGATTATGCATCAAACGAACTTTACAAGATTGGGGCTAACGTTAAGAAGACATATTCTTCAGCTGCCTACAACAACCTTGATATTTACCAAATCAACTCAACTTACTATTCAGCTTTGGGTAACAACGATAAAGCATACTTGCTTGCTCGGGCATTTCAAATTTTCGCACCAGGAATTCCTCAAATCTACTACGTTGGTTTGTTGGCAGGTGAAAACGATATTGACCTGCTTGAAAAGACTAAGGAAGGCCGAAACATCAACCGTCATTACTACACTAAGGACGAAGTAGCGGAAGAAGTTAAACGCCCAGTAGTTGCTAACCTATTGAAGTTGCTTTCATGGAGAAACGAATTTGCTGCCTTCGACCTTGATGGTTCAATCGAAGTAGAAACTCCATCAGACACTACAATGGTTGTTACCCGTAAGGATAAGTCAGGTGCTAACGTTGCTGTCCTAGAAGCAAACGCTGCTGACAAATCATTTAAGGTAACCGCAAACGGCGAAACTGTAATGGTTCAAGACCCAGAATAA
- a CDS encoding MFS transporter, translating into MKNQNSLLTKAAFLSVSFVLTSAYAIQGALPQLRDALGVSQTQAEYLATTPSFMVMFFVIASPIISRLFKLSDKRMIQIGLTIVGIAGLVPFFISNYWVILVSRLALGIGLGLYNSQAIALISIWYQGNTRSQMLGWRAAAEQLGQAGTLLVAGFLLTFGWHSSFLVYALAFAALVFFSLRVPDTDEVQLEEETDAEDSQPNKTNYPEKVSPMVYVLAAFAFFLVVDFVGMENRFSSIAVAINGSQYHGASMFLSLMLIGATLGGLTYGWIQEKLGFGTVYLGLGLMALSSFMFGFAGDNFVVMVIGLLLIGFPLQLVSPLIFNQLPNLAPLKWQSMATSLVLIGFNLGAFLSPSVAELINHLFGKPNEGLALATPFPVYGIILLVIAAGIYGYKKVSTSKS; encoded by the coding sequence ATGAAAAACCAGAATAGCTTGTTGACCAAGGCGGCTTTCCTATCTGTGTCATTTGTGCTTACCAGCGCATATGCGATTCAGGGAGCGCTACCCCAGCTTAGGGACGCTTTGGGAGTTAGCCAAACACAAGCTGAGTATCTTGCAACGACCCCTTCGTTTATGGTGATGTTTTTTGTAATCGCTTCGCCAATCATCTCGAGATTGTTTAAGTTATCTGACAAACGGATGATTCAGATTGGTTTGACGATTGTCGGAATTGCAGGGTTAGTTCCATTCTTTATCTCAAATTATTGGGTAATTTTAGTATCGCGTCTGGCATTGGGAATTGGGCTAGGATTGTACAATTCTCAAGCCATTGCCCTTATCTCAATCTGGTACCAAGGAAATACCAGATCACAGATGCTGGGTTGGCGGGCGGCCGCTGAGCAACTTGGCCAAGCGGGAACCTTGCTGGTTGCAGGATTCTTATTAACCTTTGGCTGGCACTCATCATTTCTTGTTTATGCTTTAGCTTTTGCAGCATTGGTGTTCTTCTCATTGAGAGTTCCTGATACTGATGAAGTCCAGCTTGAAGAGGAAACTGATGCTGAAGATTCACAGCCCAACAAGACAAACTATCCTGAAAAGGTCAGCCCAATGGTTTATGTACTTGCGGCGTTTGCATTCTTTCTGGTAGTCGATTTTGTGGGAATGGAAAATCGGTTTTCAAGTATAGCAGTTGCCATTAATGGTAGTCAGTATCATGGAGCCTCGATGTTTCTATCATTAATGTTGATTGGAGCAACTTTGGGTGGCCTAACTTACGGTTGGATTCAAGAAAAACTGGGTTTCGGAACTGTCTATCTTGGACTAGGATTGATGGCTCTTTCAAGTTTCATGTTCGGATTTGCAGGTGACAATTTTGTGGTAATGGTGATTGGCTTACTTCTAATCGGGTTCCCACTACAATTAGTGTCACCGCTGATTTTTAATCAACTGCCTAATTTAGCACCGTTAAAGTGGCAATCAATGGCAACATCTCTGGTATTGATTGGCTTTAACCTGGGAGCATTTTTATCCCCAAGTGTGGCCGAATTGATCAACCACCTGTTTGGCAAACCAAACGAAGGCTTGGCTTTAGCAACACCGTTTCCGGTGTACGGAATCATCTTATTGGTGATCGCCGCTGGAATATATGGATATAAGAAAGTTTCAACATCAAAAAGTTAG
- a CDS encoding glycoside-pentoside-hexuronide (GPH):cation symporter — MQNNISTEPLDDAITNKERLSYGASDFACNVANGMVGTYLMYYYTDVFGLAAGAIGTLFFIARIVDAVSGPTWGIMIDRTHTRWGKSRPYFLWFSIPYAIMFILTFSSVPLGPLGKLIWAYVTYIAIDILYLGINIPITSMLPSLTADPQERVKFSTVRQVLATTGATLISIAVLPTVQLLGQGNDRKGFFVTAIVVAVLTVFLLLLTFKNTHERVHSQKQEKLSLKESISALKGNWPWMIISLMYFFFWIGMQTKLQVTVYFFKYNMHNADLASFMLGLQALSLIVIVFTPFLTKHFGKKGTMVIGLGLCVLSQLILGIGAQMMNVPILAGATILGYFGNGFFAGLLPVMLADTVDYGEWKNGVRAEGLVTSFSGIASNLGMGMGGVVTGFLLSMNGYVANHAQTAQALKAIEMNFVWVPFIGFGIGLILMYFYKFDKMQPKIEADLKKRHELAE; from the coding sequence ATGCAAAATAACATTTCAACTGAGCCGCTTGATGATGCGATTACTAATAAAGAACGTTTAAGTTATGGTGCGAGTGATTTCGCATGTAACGTTGCCAACGGAATGGTTGGAACATACTTGATGTACTACTATACCGATGTTTTTGGTTTAGCAGCCGGGGCAATTGGAACTTTGTTCTTCATTGCCAGAATTGTGGACGCTGTTTCTGGACCAACTTGGGGAATCATGATTGACCGAACCCATACTCGCTGGGGAAAGAGTCGGCCATACTTCCTTTGGTTCTCAATTCCATACGCAATCATGTTTATTCTGACGTTCTCATCAGTTCCACTGGGACCACTCGGAAAATTAATTTGGGCATACGTAACGTACATTGCAATTGATATTTTATATTTAGGTATTAACATTCCAATTACTTCAATGCTCCCAAGTTTAACCGCTGATCCTCAAGAACGGGTCAAATTCAGTACTGTTCGCCAAGTTTTGGCAACTACTGGTGCTACATTGATTTCGATTGCTGTCTTGCCAACAGTTCAATTGTTGGGTCAAGGCAATGATCGTAAGGGATTTTTTGTAACCGCTATCGTAGTGGCTGTCCTCACGGTATTCTTACTGTTATTGACGTTCAAAAACACGCACGAACGGGTTCATTCACAAAAACAAGAAAAGCTTTCATTGAAAGAATCAATTAGTGCGCTTAAAGGAAACTGGCCATGGATGATCATCTCATTGATGTACTTCTTCTTCTGGATTGGGATGCAAACCAAGCTTCAAGTTACCGTTTACTTCTTCAAATACAACATGCACAACGCTGACCTAGCTTCATTTATGCTAGGACTTCAAGCACTTTCGCTAATTGTGATTGTATTTACACCATTCTTAACTAAGCACTTCGGTAAAAAAGGAACTATGGTTATTGGCCTAGGTCTCTGTGTGCTAAGTCAATTGATTTTAGGAATTGGTGCACAAATGATGAACGTTCCAATTCTTGCCGGAGCAACAATTCTTGGCTACTTTGGTAATGGTTTCTTTGCAGGACTTCTTCCAGTTATGCTTGCTGACACTGTTGATTATGGTGAATGGAAAAATGGTGTTCGTGCTGAAGGTTTAGTAACTTCATTCTCAGGAATTGCCTCAAACCTAGGAATGGGAATGGGTGGTGTTGTTACCGGATTCCTACTAAGTATGAATGGATACGTTGCAAACCACGCACAGACTGCTCAAGCTTTAAAAGCAATTGAAATGAACTTTGTCTGGGTGCCATTCATTGGATTTGGGATTGGTTTAATCCTGATGTACTTCTACAAGTTCGATAAGATGCAACCTAAGATCGAAGCGGATTTGAAGAAGAGACATGAGTTAGCTGAATAA
- a CDS encoding alpha-glucosidase: MKTLIDNKSDPTWWQNAVGYQIYPKSFYDSNNDGIGDIPGIIEKIPYISSLGVNFVWLSPFFKSPNVDNGYDVSDYQDIDPQYGNLDDVFEMIAKFHERGIRVVFDLVINHTSDQHRWFQEAKKSVDNPYHDFYMWKKAPEGKLPNNWVSLFGGPAWEYNETTDEYYYHLFAKQQPDLNWENPKVHSAVSDIIKWWADKGVDGFRLDAISHLKKDQTFADVTNQEAAMNNVPGIDKILAQLSDDFKANHLMTVGEAGGIPVEEAKRWVNSKTGYFDMIFQFDHVSFWEKFTVGKVDIAQLRQALSRWQEGLEGIGWNALFLENHDLPRAVSYFGNDTKFRKKSATALGLMYMMMKGTPFVYQGQELGMANISFNNIDDFDDLDSIRFYKEQLAAGETKTDTLMRLRAKSRDNARTPMQWSSDVNGGFSQSKPWLATNENYHEVNVDNEIDQPNSTLNFYKQLIKLRQTESALLDGKYELVDTDDHQLFVYKRVENGHGYLIVTNLSDEPTSYMLPTTFNQLKLVISNNDSLKDEGKVELAPWDAAMFKFEQ, from the coding sequence GTGAAAACTTTGATCGATAATAAGTCAGATCCAACTTGGTGGCAAAATGCCGTTGGATATCAAATTTATCCCAAAAGCTTTTATGACAGTAATAATGACGGGATCGGTGATATTCCCGGAATAATTGAAAAAATCCCATATATTTCTTCGTTGGGAGTCAACTTTGTTTGGTTATCGCCATTCTTCAAGTCTCCCAATGTGGACAATGGCTACGATGTTTCGGACTACCAAGATATTGACCCTCAATATGGGAATCTTGATGATGTGTTTGAAATGATTGCTAAGTTCCATGAACGAGGAATCCGCGTGGTTTTTGATTTAGTTATCAATCACACCTCTGATCAACATAGGTGGTTCCAAGAGGCCAAGAAGTCAGTTGATAATCCATATCATGACTTCTATATGTGGAAGAAAGCACCAGAAGGGAAGCTGCCAAATAATTGGGTATCACTATTTGGTGGTCCAGCATGGGAATATAACGAAACAACCGATGAGTACTACTATCACTTATTTGCCAAGCAGCAGCCCGATTTAAACTGGGAGAATCCTAAAGTGCATTCAGCTGTCTCTGACATCATTAAATGGTGGGCAGATAAGGGCGTGGATGGTTTCCGATTAGATGCCATTTCGCATTTAAAGAAGGACCAAACATTTGCGGATGTTACTAATCAAGAGGCCGCAATGAATAACGTTCCGGGGATTGATAAGATTCTCGCACAGTTAAGTGATGATTTTAAAGCTAATCACTTAATGACAGTTGGTGAAGCTGGTGGCATTCCCGTTGAAGAAGCCAAGCGTTGGGTTAATTCAAAAACCGGCTACTTCGATATGATTTTTCAATTCGATCACGTAAGTTTTTGGGAAAAGTTTACGGTCGGGAAAGTCGATATTGCTCAACTACGCCAAGCGTTATCACGTTGGCAGGAAGGCCTTGAGGGAATTGGTTGGAATGCTTTGTTCCTAGAAAATCACGATTTACCAAGGGCCGTTTCTTATTTCGGTAATGATACTAAGTTCCGCAAAAAAAGTGCCACAGCATTGGGACTTATGTACATGATGATGAAGGGAACGCCATTTGTTTACCAGGGCCAAGAGTTGGGAATGGCTAACATTTCCTTTAACAACATTGATGATTTTGATGACTTGGATTCAATTCGTTTCTATAAGGAACAACTTGCTGCTGGTGAGACGAAGACTGATACATTAATGCGTCTCCGTGCTAAGAGTCGGGATAACGCAAGAACACCGATGCAGTGGAGTTCAGATGTTAATGGTGGCTTTAGCCAAAGCAAGCCTTGGTTAGCAACTAACGAAAATTACCACGAAGTTAACGTTGACAATGAAATCGACCAGCCAAACTCAACCCTTAATTTTTACAAGCAGTTAATCAAACTCCGCCAGACTGAATCAGCATTATTAGATGGTAAGTACGAATTGGTTGATACTGACGATCACCAACTGTTTGTTTATAAACGAGTAGAAAATGGTCACGGTTATCTGATAGTTACTAATTTAAGTGATGAACCAACAAGCTACATGTTGCCAACTACATTTAATCAGCTAAAACTGGTAATTTCTAATAATGATTCTTTGAAGGATGAGGGCAAAGTTGAACTGGCACCATGGGATGCCGCAATGTTCAAGTTTGAACAGTAG
- a CDS encoding LacI family DNA-binding transcriptional regulator, whose product MQPKLADVAKLAGVSVTTVSRVINNRGYLSTDTKQRVSAAMRQLNYQPSSAARALKGKQFKLIGLIFASLENPLIAEVVEEIEDRLFGHGYKAIICNSKDNPEKERQYLKMLVSNQVDGIITGSHNEGIDEYRMSGLPIVSYDRYFQTQIPTVSSDNYAGGQLAANTLINKGSKKLLLVSGSLESKTPNNLRSTGFLDTAKDKGVTVNHLKFPFNTTPTIKRATLKDELSKKHPDGIFCTDDLTALLCMQTAKEAGLKIPEDVQIIGYDGSTYVQEYHPELSTIVQPVSDIADMVVRLLFNRLQPNDEKLLDQYLLPVKLLQRNSLRE is encoded by the coding sequence ATGCAACCTAAGTTAGCTGACGTGGCAAAATTAGCAGGCGTCTCTGTCACTACAGTTTCAAGAGTAATCAATAATCGCGGTTATCTTTCTACAGACACTAAACAACGCGTCTCTGCAGCCATGCGCCAGTTAAACTACCAACCTAGTTCAGCCGCTCGGGCACTGAAGGGTAAACAGTTCAAGCTAATTGGTTTAATTTTTGCTAGTTTAGAAAATCCACTAATCGCTGAAGTAGTTGAAGAAATTGAAGATAGACTATTTGGCCATGGATACAAGGCCATCATTTGTAACAGTAAGGATAATCCCGAAAAGGAACGTCAGTATCTAAAGATGCTGGTCTCTAATCAAGTTGACGGAATCATCACCGGTTCTCACAATGAAGGAATTGATGAATACCGCATGTCAGGCTTGCCAATCGTTTCTTATGATCGTTATTTTCAAACTCAAATTCCGACTGTCAGTAGCGATAACTACGCTGGTGGTCAGCTGGCCGCCAACACCTTGATAAATAAGGGTTCAAAGAAACTGCTACTGGTTTCTGGTAGTTTAGAAAGCAAGACTCCAAACAATCTACGTTCTACCGGATTTCTTGACACCGCTAAGGACAAAGGCGTTACGGTTAACCACCTTAAGTTTCCGTTTAATACCACCCCTACTATTAAGCGTGCAACCTTGAAGGATGAACTTTCAAAAAAACACCCTGACGGCATTTTTTGTACTGATGACCTAACAGCTTTGCTGTGCATGCAAACAGCTAAGGAGGCTGGTTTAAAAATTCCTGAGGACGTCCAGATTATTGGCTACGATGGCTCAACTTATGTGCAGGAATATCATCCCGAGTTAAGTACCATTGTGCAACCAGTTAGCGACATTGCTGATATGGTAGTCAGATTGTTGTTTAATCGACTCCAACCAAACGACGAAAAACTATTAGATCAGTACTTGCTGCCTGTAAAGTTACTTCAACGCAATTCATTAAGAGAATAA
- a CDS encoding DMT family transporter, whose amino-acid sequence MKRLAPLFVAIGAISYGIPGSLFKLANHDQVADGALLIATFLIAFIIFTLIRSLLPKRQKRVANRKLKWLVIVSGSSMGFTNTFYLLSLSYVPVAIAAVMMMQSVWLSIVISCLINRKLPTKTQVISVITILIGTVLATGLFPLDHAVSLKGMALSFLSALAYALTIQFTGNVGQELHPFTKAQLMSAGALIVILLIWVPTVWPLTHISSAIHWGSITSFFAMVLPLTCFSFFMPKLSLGIGPIISSLELPSSVVFAFMLLDETVTGAQILGVILIILAVIITNILPLRTQRQWK is encoded by the coding sequence TTGAAACGCCTTGCACCACTATTCGTCGCAATTGGCGCAATCAGTTACGGGATTCCCGGATCCCTATTTAAATTAGCAAACCATGATCAGGTAGCAGACGGTGCCTTACTGATTGCTACCTTTTTAATTGCGTTCATAATTTTTACACTAATTCGTAGTTTATTACCTAAGCGTCAAAAGCGAGTCGCAAACCGCAAACTAAAGTGGTTAGTGATTGTTTCCGGAAGCTCAATGGGCTTCACTAACACATTCTATCTACTATCTTTGAGTTACGTTCCTGTGGCAATTGCTGCGGTCATGATGATGCAGTCAGTGTGGCTGTCAATCGTAATCTCATGTCTGATCAACCGCAAACTACCGACCAAAACACAAGTTATCAGCGTGATTACCATCCTAATTGGAACTGTTCTAGCAACTGGACTTTTCCCGTTAGATCATGCTGTATCACTCAAAGGAATGGCATTGAGCTTCCTGTCAGCTTTGGCATACGCGTTAACAATTCAATTTACTGGTAACGTTGGCCAAGAACTGCATCCCTTTACCAAAGCCCAACTAATGAGTGCCGGTGCGCTGATAGTAATCTTATTAATCTGGGTACCAACAGTTTGGCCACTTACCCACATCAGTTCTGCTATCCATTGGGGAAGCATCACCTCATTCTTTGCCATGGTTTTACCACTAACTTGCTTTTCATTTTTCATGCCAAAACTTTCATTAGGAATTGGGCCAATCATCTCATCGCTTGAATTACCTTCATCCGTTGTTTTCGCCTTTATGCTGTTAGACGAAACCGTAACCGGAGCGCAAATTTTGGGAGTTATCTTAATTATTCTAGCAGTGATAATTACAAATATTTTGCCGTTGAGAACTCAAAGGCAGTGGAAATAA
- a CDS encoding dihydroorotate oxidase yields MQTKVSLQSEIAGVKFDNLMLNAAGVRCSSIKDLNEILNSQAGGAVTKSATLEEREGNESPRMKSLPLGSINSMGLPNHGFDYYMAYVLKEQSEGRNNIIFSVAGLSIEDDLKMLKEIQSSNFNGLVELNLSCPNVKGKPQVGYDFEAVERVLTEAFKFFDKKLGLKLPPYFDLTQFDAMAEILNKFPIAYVNSINSIGNGLVIDPATETAVIKPKGGFGGIGGEYVKPTALANVRGFRLRLKPEIKMIGTGGIKSGMDVFEHVLCGADLVQIGTAFGPEGTPIFDRISQELEDIMEEKGYHSLDEFRGKLKTL; encoded by the coding sequence ATGCAAACTAAGGTATCTCTTCAATCAGAAATCGCTGGTGTAAAGTTCGACAACTTGATGTTAAATGCTGCGGGTGTTCGTTGTTCAAGTATCAAGGATCTCAATGAAATCCTTAATTCTCAAGCTGGTGGTGCAGTTACTAAGAGCGCCACTCTTGAAGAACGTGAAGGAAACGAAAGCCCAAGAATGAAGTCACTTCCATTGGGTAGTATCAATTCAATGGGATTACCTAATCACGGATTTGATTACTATATGGCGTACGTATTGAAGGAACAATCAGAAGGTAGAAACAACATTATCTTTTCTGTCGCCGGTTTATCAATTGAAGATGACCTTAAAATGCTTAAAGAAATTCAAAGTAGCAACTTCAATGGTTTAGTAGAATTGAACCTTTCATGCCCTAATGTTAAGGGAAAACCACAGGTTGGTTATGACTTTGAGGCCGTTGAACGTGTACTTACTGAAGCATTTAAGTTTTTCGATAAGAAATTAGGATTGAAGTTACCACCATACTTTGACTTAACCCAGTTCGATGCAATGGCTGAAATTTTGAATAAGTTCCCAATTGCTTACGTTAATTCAATTAACTCAATTGGAAATGGTTTGGTTATTGATCCTGCAACTGAAACTGCTGTGATCAAACCTAAGGGCGGTTTTGGTGGAATCGGTGGCGAATATGTTAAACCAACTGCGTTGGCCAACGTTCGCGGTTTCCGATTACGATTAAAACCAGAGATCAAGATGATTGGTACTGGTGGAATTAAGTCAGGAATGGACGTTTTTGAACACGTCCTTTGCGGTGCAGACTTAGTTCAAATTGGAACAGCATTTGGTCCAGAGGGTACCCCAATTTTTGACAGAATTTCTCAAGAACTAGAAGATATCATGGAAGAAAAGGGTTATCATTCTCTAGATGAATTTAGAGGGAAATTGAAAACTTTATAA
- the pyrE gene encoding orotate phosphoribosyltransferase, which translates to MQRDKIIQSLIDNEIVSISLDKPFRYASGILAPIYTDFRLTISIPDLREMIAEGLAEIIKTNYPDATVIGGVATAGIPHASWVAQKLGLPLIYVRSKPKDHGANKQIEGRIKSDDKVVLIDDLISTGGSVLKAVKAVRDAGYNVAGVASIYTYQFPDADKNFADADTELQPLLTYSDVIKQGYDEGRLTKEQFDYLSTWHKAPWDWTKQEEANAN; encoded by the coding sequence ATGCAAAGAGATAAAATCATTCAATCATTAATTGACAACGAAATTGTAAGTATTTCACTTGATAAACCATTTAGATACGCCAGTGGAATCCTGGCACCAATCTACACGGATTTTAGATTAACAATCTCCATTCCAGACTTGCGGGAAATGATTGCTGAAGGTTTGGCAGAAATTATTAAAACCAACTACCCAGACGCAACCGTAATCGGTGGGGTTGCAACCGCCGGAATTCCTCATGCATCATGGGTTGCTCAAAAATTAGGTTTGCCATTGATCTATGTTCGTTCCAAACCCAAAGATCATGGTGCTAATAAACAAATTGAAGGACGAATCAAATCAGACGACAAGGTTGTACTGATTGATGACTTAATCTCAACCGGTGGTAGTGTCTTGAAGGCTGTTAAAGCGGTCCGGGACGCCGGATACAATGTTGCTGGGGTTGCTTCAATCTACACTTACCAATTTCCAGATGCAGATAAGAACTTCGCTGATGCGGATACTGAACTTCAACCGCTGCTAACTTACTCAGACGTAATCAAGCAGGGTTACGATGAGGGTCGCTTGACTAAAGAGCAGTTTGACTACTTATCAACTTGGCACAAAGCCCCATGGGACTGGACAAAACAGGAGGAAGCTAATGCAAACTAA